The following are encoded together in the Psychrilyobacter piezotolerans genome:
- the rnmV gene encoding ribonuclease M5 yields MKKRIQEVIVVEGKDDISAVKKAVDAEMIEVNGFAVRRKSTLEKIKNACERTGVIVLTDPDFAGEQIRKTIENYVPDVKHAYISREEGRKGDNIGIENADPESILKALEGAKFKVISERKEFTVTDMIENNLSVGSNSKMNRQNLGGLLKIGYANSKQFLSKLNNFGISRDEFESAIKKLENKN; encoded by the coding sequence ATGAAAAAAAGAATACAAGAAGTAATAGTGGTAGAGGGTAAAGATGATATTTCCGCAGTAAAAAAAGCTGTAGATGCTGAGATGATAGAGGTCAATGGGTTTGCTGTGAGAAGAAAATCGACTCTGGAAAAGATAAAAAATGCCTGCGAAAGAACAGGGGTAATCGTCTTGACCGACCCTGATTTTGCAGGGGAACAGATTCGAAAAACTATTGAAAATTATGTTCCTGATGTTAAACATGCTTATATATCCAGGGAGGAAGGGAGAAAGGGGGATAACATCGGAATTGAAAATGCTGATCCTGAATCTATCTTAAAAGCCCTAGAGGGAGCAAAATTTAAAGTTATTTCAGAAAGAAAAGAATTTACTGTTACCGATATGATTGAAAACAATCTTTCTGTAGGGTCAAATTCCAAGATGAACAGACAAAATTTAGGGGGATTATTGAAGATAGGATACGCTAACAGCAAACAGTTTTTAAGTAAATTAAATAATTTTGGAATAAGCCGGGATGAATTTGAAAGTGCCATAAAAAAATTAGAAAATAAAAATTAG
- a CDS encoding SPL family radical SAM protein, with product MSKIYITEDVKNHKKGIEILEKIKNYKLIEDEKTFVKMIRDMKLTNEEEKQYMLFTTKKGNFLKNYYLDDNLSKIKEEFYLSYENNCPFNCLYCYLRDYFNHSAFIFYVNLEDMFIELDKFNKSGTMVSAGIVNDTLVHDNLTNVTSDLIGYFKDRPELILELRTKSHNIKNLLEITPPKNILISFTFSPQEVIDRYELGASSLRERIAAAKKLQEHGYSIGLRLDPMIDIEGSDTAYRGMVEEIFSVLDPTKIRDIGIGTIRYKKGLRQKVLAERNTDLFFNEFIVGIDGKERYFKKIRIDMYKNIVNSINKYGNFDIYLGMEPQYIWDEVFKGEVR from the coding sequence ATGAGTAAAATATATATAACAGAGGATGTTAAAAATCATAAAAAAGGAATAGAGATCCTGGAAAAGATAAAAAATTATAAGCTCATTGAAGATGAGAAGACATTTGTTAAAATGATTCGTGATATGAAATTAACCAATGAGGAGGAGAAGCAGTATATGCTTTTCACCACTAAAAAAGGGAATTTTTTGAAGAATTATTATCTGGATGACAACTTATCCAAGATAAAAGAGGAGTTCTATCTGTCATATGAAAATAACTGTCCCTTTAACTGTCTGTACTGCTACCTTAGAGATTATTTCAACCACAGTGCCTTTATTTTCTATGTAAACTTAGAAGATATGTTCATCGAATTAGATAAATTTAATAAAAGCGGAACTATGGTAAGTGCCGGGATTGTCAATGACACCCTGGTTCACGATAACCTTACCAATGTAACTTCCGATCTTATAGGGTATTTTAAAGACAGACCGGAATTGATCCTGGAATTGAGAACGAAAAGTCATAATATAAAAAATTTGTTAGAGATAACTCCTCCTAAGAATATCCTTATATCATTCACATTCAGCCCCCAGGAAGTCATAGACAGGTATGAGTTAGGAGCATCATCTCTGAGGGAACGTATTGCCGCTGCCAAAAAACTCCAAGAACACGGTTATTCCATAGGACTTCGATTAGATCCCATGATAGATATAGAGGGAAGTGACACCGCTTACAGAGGTATGGTAGAAGAGATATTTTCTGTCCTTGATCCGACTAAGATAAGGGATATAGGAATTGGAACCATCAGATATAAAAAAGGGCTGCGCCAGAAAGTATTGGCAGAACGAAATACAGACCTGTTTTTCAATGAATTTATAGTTGGAATAGATGGGAAGGAGAGATATTTTAAAAAAATACGTATAGATATGTATAAAAATATAGTAAATTCAATAAATAAATATGGAAACTTCGACATCTATCTGGGGATGGAGCCGCAATATATTTGGGATGAAGTTTTTAAAGGGGAGGTTAGATGA
- a CDS encoding epoxyqueuosine reductase QueH produces the protein MNKPKINYQVILEKKIKEIEKSDYIPTLLLHSCCAPCGSYVLEYLADYFKITVYYYNPNITFNDEYQKRYVEQQEFIKTVNKTSKNKIEFLGGEYDTKEFYYKIRGLEDIREGGERCFECFDLRLTRTAKMAKELKFDYFSTALSISPLKNGQKINEIGIELEERLGIKFLRADFKKKNGYKRSIELSRDHNLYRQDYCGCVYSKKEREED, from the coding sequence ATGAATAAACCAAAAATAAACTATCAGGTGATCTTGGAAAAAAAGATAAAAGAAATAGAAAAATCAGATTATATTCCGACTTTACTGCTGCATTCGTGCTGTGCACCCTGCGGGTCGTATGTACTGGAGTATCTGGCAGATTATTTTAAGATTACAGTATATTACTATAATCCAAACATTACCTTCAACGATGAATATCAAAAAAGATATGTTGAGCAGCAGGAATTTATAAAAACTGTTAACAAAACGTCTAAGAATAAAATAGAGTTTTTAGGCGGGGAATATGATACCAAAGAATTTTATTATAAAATAAGGGGATTAGAAGATATAAGAGAGGGAGGGGAACGTTGTTTTGAGTGTTTTGACCTGAGACTTACCCGGACAGCTAAGATGGCTAAGGAACTAAAGTTTGACTACTTTAGTACAGCTCTTTCTATCAGCCCGTTAAAAAATGGCCAGAAAATAAATGAAATCGGGATAGAGCTGGAGGAAAGATTAGGAATTAAATTTTTAAGAGCTGATTTCAAGAAAAAAAATGGATATAAAAGATCCATAGAATTATCCCGTGACCACAACCTTTATCGTCAGGATTATTGCGGGTGTGTGTACTCAAAAAAAGAGAGGGAGGAAGATTAA
- the rpsT gene encoding 30S ribosomal protein S20, with the protein MAHTKSGRKRIRTAERNRVRNQAVKSRTKTMVKKLLTAIEAKDAEAAKAALSVTYKELDKAVTKGVFKKNTVSRKKARLAAAVNAL; encoded by the coding sequence TTGGCACATACTAAATCAGGTAGAAAAAGAATAAGAACAGCAGAAAGAAACAGAGTGAGAAATCAAGCTGTAAAATCTAGAACTAAAACTATGGTAAAGAAATTATTAACAGCTATCGAAGCTAAAGATGCAGAAGCAGCGAAAGCAGCATTATCTGTAACTTACAAAGAGTTAGATAAAGCAGTTACTAAAGGTGTTTTCAAGAAGAACACTGTATCAAGAAAGAAAGCTAGATTAGCTGCTGCAGTTAACGCTTTATAA